A genomic stretch from Vanrija pseudolonga chromosome 6, complete sequence includes:
- the YDR124W gene encoding putative protein yields the protein MPRIPSREEPYHSVAKCNRHWKTKREFVTKAANKASHVDGSHYLLICVAPKGNIEVHASEYFYDDANQHKADGIINWEVLRGRAEFIQTRNESRWQEVERQEKRFGLEDDADDEDNEDGEDVDSNDLSLGDLNLPDTPTGGQTQLMSTFSASNPSKMTIGPVSSITVTPATIDREYHARFEHLGQNVCANVLKAWIKVVEPKKQTKYPYKDKKGNEGRPPPWWPTGLRHIEPDHLHKDERPRLLTSILQQASKPRSESARQAAALANVAGANARPTLDQRSELTISRLHFATAEIASSIPPRQHFELRQIYLIAKEVRKANEDSAKERRNAASREGTVFIEDDTFVPTWVELTVDFFERHPSASHSQKRMSDDLMMGMGKENVDFDSRILKRGKRELTMAPLTTDIHHPALTPLGSHTNVYSTVPYGMDAGTPHTPHTPHTPAHGYQSWQPITVPQSATTPQLTQAQQQQQHAAQYYPRSAPPTFALDVNYQASHSYTNNGTPTPTTATQPTYSHSSQGSIGGSASAPGTTAPAYQPYVPQGLSYHSPYSSTGSATAAAAYTTPQYTHSGYPAATSYDTGQAFVSDLAGLSA from the coding sequence ATGCCTCGCATCCCATCACGCGAAGAGCCCTACCACTCGGTCGCCAAGTGCAACAGGCACTGGAAGACCAAGCGCGAGTTCGtcaccaaggccgccaaCAAGGCCTCGCACGTCGACGGCTCCCACTACCTCCTCATCTGTGTCGCCCCCAAGGGCAACATTGAGGTGCACGCCAGCGAGTACTTctacgacgacgccaacCAGCACAAGGCCGACGGCATCATCAACTGGGAGGTCCTCCGTGGCCGTGCCGAGTTCATCCAGACACGAAACGAGTCTCGCTGGCAGGAGGTCGAGAGGCAGGAGAAGCgcttcggcctcgaggacgacgccgacgacgaggacaacgaggacggcgaggatgtcgacTCGAACGACCTGTCACTAGGTGACCTCAACCTCCCCGACACCCCCACTGGCGGCCAGACCCAGCTCATGTCCACCTTCTCCGCTTCCAACCCTTCCAAGATGACCATCGGCCCCGTCTCCTCCATCACCGTCACCCCTGCCACCATTGACCGCGAGTACCACGCCCGCttcgagcacctcggccaGAACGTCTGTGCCAACGTCCTCAAGGCCTGGATCAAGGTTGTCGAGCCCAAGAAGCAGACCAAGTACCCCtacaaggacaagaagggTAACGAGGGCCGCCCCCCTCCCTGGTGGCCCACTGGCCTCCGCCACATCGAGCCCGACCACCTCCACAAGGACGAGCGCCCGCGTCTCCTCACCAGCATCCTCCAGCAGGCTTCCAAGCCCCGCTCGGAGAGTGCCCGCCAggctgccgccctcgccaacgtTGCCGGTGCCAACGCTCGCCCCACCCTCGACCAGCGCTCCGAGCTCACCATCTCTCGTCTCCACTTCGCCACTGCCGAGATCGCCTCGTCGAtccctcctcgccagcacTTTGAGCTTCGCCAGATCTACCTCATTGCCAAGGAGGTCCGCAAGGCCAACGAGGACTCGGCCAAGGAGCGCCGcaacgccgcgtcgcgtGAGGGCACCGTCTTcatcgaggacgacaccTTCGTCCCCACCTGGGTCGAGCTCACCGTCGACTTCTTCGAGCGCCAcccctcggcctcgcacTCGCAGAAGCGCATGAGCGATGACCTGATGATGGGCATGGGCAAGGAGAATGTCGACTTTGACTCGCGCATCCTCAAGCGGGGCAAGCGTGAGCTCACCATGGCTCCCCTCACCACCGACatccaccaccccgccctcACCCCTCTGGGCTCGCACACCAACGTCTACTCGACCGTCCCCTACGGCATGGACGCTGGCACCCCTCACACTCCTCACACtccccacacccccgcccacgGCTACCAGAGCTGGCAGCCCATCACTGTCCCTCAGTCGGCCACCACTCCCCAGCTcacgcaggcgcagcagcagcagcagcacgccgcgcagTACTACCCCCGCTCGGCACCCCCCACCTttgcgctcgacgtcaactACCAGGCTAGCCACAGCTACACCAACAACGGTACCCCCACTCCTACCACTGCTACGCAGCCCACGTATAGCCACAGCAGCCAGGGCAGCATTGGCGGCAGTGCCTCGGCACCGGGCACGACGGCACCGGCCTACCAGCCATACGTCCCCCAGGGCCTCAGCTACCACAGCCCATACTCGTCGACTGGCTCTGCTactgctgcggctgcctACACAACACCGCAGTACACGCACAGCGGGTACCCGGCTGCCACAAGTTACGACACGGGTCAGGCCTTCGTCAGTGACCTCGCTGGCCTCTCCGCATGA
- the MNT2 gene encoding Glycolipid 2-alpha-mannosyltransferase 2 produces the protein MTPRWKYVGGALGILVGLHLLLSLHSDYRSHTAGLLPSSWTKSGAGSSGSEDQAIGSWHSSELPPEGAIPQMPSSDDLRLAKDKLKDRRRAKAVIFSLARNSDLYDLLSSMKQMEDRFNHWAQYDYIFLNDDDFTDEFKEKTSALTSANCKYGKIDPDHWHQPDWIDEEKATAARKEMTRKKIIYGHSVPYRNMCRFNSGFFFRHPLLDDYDYYWRMEPSVKYFCDLDYDPFLLMQDQGKQYGFTLSLYEYIETIPTLWNATKEFIQLHPEYVAEGNSMGFLSDDGGETYNKCHFWSNFEIGDLNLWRSDAYMKYFEFLDQKGGFYYERWGDAPVHSIAASLFLPKEKIHWFDDIGYRHDPFQHCPQNDAHKRGKCWCNPADTFDFESYSCTQKWIDIFPKP, from the exons aTGACGCCAAGATGGAAGTATGTGGGCGGTGCCCTCGGTATCCTG GTCGGACTCCACCTGCTCCTCTCCCTACACTCAGATTACAGAAGCCATACGGCGGGcctgctgccgtcgtcgtggacaAAGTCGGGGGCGGGCTCATCAGGAAGCGAAGACCAGGCGATTGGTAGCTGGCACAGCAGCGAGCTCCCACCTGAAGGCGCGATCCCCCAGATGCCGTCCTCGGATGATCTGCGCCTGGCAAAGGACAAGCTCAAAGACAGGCGCCGAGCCAAGGCGGTCATCTTTTCGCTTG CACGCAACTCGGACTTGTACGACCTGCTCTCGTCTATGAAGCAGATGGAGGACCGCTTCAACCACTGGGCGCAGTACGACTACATCTtcctcaacgacgacgacttcaCGGACGAGTTCAAGGAGAAGACGTCGGCGCTCACGAGCGCCAACTGCAAGTATGGCAAGATTGACCCCGACCACTGGCACCAGCCCGACTG gatcgacgaggagaaggccacTGCTGCGCGCAAGGAGATGACCCGCAAGAAGATCATCTACGGTCACTCGGTGCCCTACCGCAACATGTGCCGCTTCAACTCTGGC TTCTTCTTCCGTCACCCTCTCCTCGACGATTACGACTACTACTGGCGCATGGA GCCCAGCGTCAAGTACTTCTGTGACCTCGACTACGACCCGTTCCTTCTCATGCAGGACCAGGGCAAGCAGTACGGCTTCACGCTCTCGCTGTACGAGTACATTGAGACGATCCCTACGCTGTGGAACGCCACCAAGG AGTTCATCCAGCTCCACCCAGAGTACGTTGCCGAGGGCAACTCGATGGGCTTCCTgtcggacgacggcggcgagacgtACAACAAGTGCCACT TCTGGTCCAACTTTGAGATCGGAGACCTCAACCTCTGGCGTTCGGACGCGTACATGAAGTACTTCGAGTTCCTCGACCAGAAGGGCGGTTTCTACTACGAGCGCTGGGGCGACGCTCCCGTCCACTCTATTGCCGCGTCTCTGTTCCTCCCCAAGGAGAAGATTCACTGGTTCGATGACATTGGATACAGGCACGACCCCTTCCAGCACTGCCCGCAGAACGATGCGCATAAGCGCGGCAAGTGCTGGTGTAACCCGGCCGACACCTTTGACTTTGAGAG CTACTCCTGTACCCAGAAGTGGATCGACATCTTCCCCAAGCCGTAG